Below is a window of Halarcobacter anaerophilus DNA.
TAGCACTTTTCTCTCCTCAAACAATCCTCACTTTTCATCGTAAATATTTTAAAAATCTCCAGTTCTTGCAGAGGTTGGAGAGGATAAGGATGTTTTATTTTAATACCATTTTATTTGAATTGGTGTCGCATTAAATCTATGTAATAAAGTTTATGTTTTTTTACAGTCCAGACTTTGTTGAAGCCGAAAGTTTTCTAATTATTTCCGAAAAAGACCGAGGACTGTTTGACTGGATAAAAGGTACTAAATGTACCTTTTAGGAAGGAGTTTCGCAGGTCAGGAAAGAATTAGCAAACTGTAGGGAAGCTTTGCCTTCAACAATACGTCTAGTTGTTTTTTGCCATACTTTTTTCAACAAAAAAGCATGAAAACGTACTCACGAAGTGAGTACAAAAGACCAAGAGGAGTGTAAAACTCCTCAAAAATAAAATAAAAGATAAACTATCTTTTATATATTAAGAATACTTTTTAATAATAGCTTTTATTTCATCCAAAAGCTTAACGGAAGCATCAATCTCGGCTTTTCTTATAGCTACACTTTCGATATTGCAGCCTATTGGTATTCCTCTTTTTAGTCCAAAACTGTAAAGTTCTTCAAAAATATCTCTTGAAAGTTTAATTGAAGCATCTAAAATATCTCCTGATTCTTTTAAATCCTCTTCAAGATAGTTTGGAATATTTATACCCAGCCATTTCATGAAATCAAGTGTTTTACTACTACCGCAAGGAGTAAGAGTTAAGATAATAGGAACCATTTCATAGTTATGCTCTTTTGCATATTTTGCATAATCTGTTAAAAATATTTTTGCAGCTTCCAAATCGTAAATACATTGGGTAATAAAATATTCGCAAGAATCATCTATTTTAGAAAATACTCTTAAGTGTTCATCCCCTTTTTTCGTATGTCTTTCAGGAATTGCAATACCTCCTAAACAGAGATTGTCATTTACTTCTCTTTTTAGTTTATACGCCTCTTTTAGGCTTAAAGGATTTTTTTGCTCATAAGACGCCGCCCCTACAAATACTGAGTGAACTTGCGTAGGTCTAGTCTCTTTTAGCCACTCTTTAAATCTTTTAGCAGTGTAATTCCCTACTGCCCTATAGACGATTCTTGGAGTTTTTAACTCTTGTAGATAGTTTTTGGAGTATTCGCAAGGATTCATTGTTTTTATAAAAGGGAAAGGTCTTTTTTCATTTGTTCTGTCTGATTCGTCTTGAATATCATAAAGAACGAGTCCGTCCACATCAAGTTTTGAAATTCTTTCAATATGTTTTTGGGCAATCTCTTTTATCTTCTCTTCTGTATTGTTGGCTTTGGGAGGCGTAATACCGTAAAGTAAAATGCCTTTTTCTCTATTTCTGATCTTGTCGGTCAACATTAAAAATCCTAATAATATTTATAAAATTGTGTAATTCTACTTTTTTTATTGTTAAAAATATGTAAAAGTTAATAAACTCTATAAGTAATGTAAAATTTTATTTTAGTTGCCTCTTTAGGTCTTGGGTAATCTTTATATGCGTATTGAATGGCTTCTAAAATTGATTTATCGTAAAAAGAGTAATTCCCCGGTTGTACAATTCTCAAACCGCTTATATCTCCGTTTGGATGAAGAGTAAATTCAACAATATTATAATCATTTTTTCTAAGTTTTAAGGCAATAGAAGGAAAGCTATAATAACTTCTAGTAATCTCAACAATAGATTTTATACTGTTTTGAATAAAAACTTTTTGTACATTCGTAAGTTTTTCATACTCTTTCCCGTATAATTTTAAATAACTTTGGGTTATCTCATCAAGCATTGATTTATCAAGAGGTACGGGTTCACTTAATAAAAAGTTTTCAAGATTTTTTTGGGGAATTGTTTTTCTTTTTTCTTGAGGTCTCACCGTAACGCTTTTTTTAGGAGTAAATTTTTT
It encodes the following:
- a CDS encoding methylenetetrahydrofolate reductase gives rise to the protein MLTDKIRNREKGILLYGITPPKANNTEEKIKEIAQKHIERISKLDVDGLVLYDIQDESDRTNEKRPFPFIKTMNPCEYSKNYLQELKTPRIVYRAVGNYTAKRFKEWLKETRPTQVHSVFVGAASYEQKNPLSLKEAYKLKREVNDNLCLGGIAIPERHTKKGDEHLRVFSKIDDSCEYFITQCIYDLEAAKIFLTDYAKYAKEHNYEMVPIILTLTPCGSSKTLDFMKWLGINIPNYLEEDLKESGDILDASIKLSRDIFEELYSFGLKRGIPIGCNIESVAIRKAEIDASVKLLDEIKAIIKKYS
- a CDS encoding energy transducer TonB family protein codes for the protein MKPIILALVLSIILHLLLFVPFKFEKDVPKKEVVPKVEKKSSVRYVKIQPKIVPKPKTEKEVVKKVEKPKNYKIVKKRKIVPQKKISKKRRAKKIPATAPKKIVKKFTPKKSVTVRPQEKRKTIPQKNLENFLLSEPVPLDKSMLDEITQSYLKLYGKEYEKLTNVQKVFIQNSIKSIVEITRSYYSFPSIALKLRKNDYNIVEFTLHPNGDISGLRIVQPGNYSFYDKSILEAIQYAYKDYPRPKEATKIKFYITYRVY